From the genome of bacterium, one region includes:
- a CDS encoding UbiA family prenyltransferase — MSFRGYVRLARPFTLLAPFFGLVCFALVAAGSPVGGEIGLTWGTAVKILLGALAAATLNMASNTVNQIFDREIDAVNKPTRPLVTGEVKIPGAVAACIALYLAAIGLSLLVNPRFFIIVCITCLVTYSYSGPPTRTKRNAFAANFTMALPRGGLLVIAGWSAVKPIWFAEPWFIAAVFFLFILGASTTKDFADMEGDARYGCRTLPVIFGVRRAAWMIAPFFVVPFGCVYLGLALGILEGDATALSILAGILVLWGAYIVRLILRDPNRLATESNHPSWKHMYLLMIVSQVGFAVSYLL, encoded by the coding sequence ATGAGTTTCAGAGGATACGTGAGGCTGGCGCGGCCCTTCACCCTGCTGGCTCCATTCTTCGGCCTCGTCTGTTTCGCCCTGGTCGCCGCGGGCTCCCCCGTGGGCGGCGAGATCGGGCTCACCTGGGGCACGGCCGTAAAAATTCTCTTGGGCGCCCTGGCCGCGGCCACCCTCAACATGGCCTCCAACACGGTGAACCAGATCTTCGACCGGGAGATAGACGCGGTGAACAAGCCGACACGACCCCTGGTGACCGGCGAGGTGAAAATCCCGGGGGCGGTGGCGGCCTGCATCGCATTATATCTCGCGGCGATCGGCCTCTCGCTCCTGGTCAACCCGCGGTTTTTTATCATCGTTTGTATCACCTGCCTCGTGACCTACTCCTACTCGGGCCCCCCCACCAGGACGAAGCGCAACGCCTTCGCGGCCAACTTCACCATGGCGCTGCCCCGGGGAGGGCTTTTAGTCATCGCGGGCTGGAGCGCGGTGAAGCCCATCTGGTTCGCCGAGCCCTGGTTCATCGCCGCCGTTTTTTTCCTCTTCATCCTCGGGGCCTCGACCACCAAGGATTTCGCCGACATGGAGGGGGACGCCCGGTACGGCTGCCGGACCCTGCCCGTCATCTTCGGGGTGCGCCGGGCGGCGTGGATGATCGCACCCTTCTTCGTCGTCCCCTTCGGGTGCGTGTACCTCGGCCTGGCCCTGGGGATCCTCGAGGGCGACGCGACGGCCCTTTCCATCCTGGCCGGAATCCTCGTCCTCTGGGGGGCGTACATCGTGAGGCTCATCCTGCGGGACCCGAACCGCCTGGCCACGGAGAGCAACCACCCGTCGTGGAAGCACATGTACCTTCTCATGATCGTGAGCCAGGTCGGCTTCGCCGTGAGCTACCTGTTGTAA